Sequence from the Chloroflexota bacterium genome:
GCACCTTCTGTTCGCGTTATTCGTGGGTAGCGAGCGTAGCGTAGGGCAGGCGCCTCGCAGCCGGGACACCAACTTTCGCCCCCGCCTTGCACCTGTGGTATAATGTAACGGTAGTTATCCCGGGGATTCACAATCGGAGAGTCATGCTAAAAGGCGTCGTCAACCGGATCCTTGGCGATCCGAACGAAAAGGAACTGAAGCGCATCCGGCCCATCGTGGAACGGATCAACGCGCTGGAACCGGAGTTTGAGGCCAAATCGGACGCGGAACTGCGCGCTCTGACGGCGGAGTTTCGGCGGCGCATTGAGGAAGAGACGGCGGACTTACGCGATCGCCATCGGGAAGCCCAGGAAGCCTTTGAGGCCGAAACGGACGCCGCCGAGGCCGAGCAGGCACGACTGCGCGTGGAATCCATTGGCAAGGAACTCCAGGCCGAGGAAGAGCGGCTGCTGGCCGAGTTCTTGCCGTATGCCTTCGCAGCCGTCCGCGAAGCCTCCAAGCGCACCACGGGCATGCGCCACTTTGACGTGCAACTCATCGGCGGCGTCGTCCTCCACGAGGGTAAGGTCGCCGAGATGAAGACCGGCGAAGGCAAGACGCTGGTCGCCACGCTGCCCGTGTACCTCAACGCCCTGGCCGGGCACGGCGCGCACCTGGTAACCGTCAACGACTACCTGGCCAAGCGCGACACCCAGTGGATGGGGCCCATCTACCACCTGCTGGGCCTGTCCGTCGGCGTGATTCAACACGAATCCGCGTTCCTGTACGATCCCGACTACGTGGCATCCGACGATCGGTATCAGCACCTGCGCCCCTGCGCCCGCCGCGAGGCGTATGCCGCCGACATTACTTACGGCACCAACAACGAGTTCGGGTTTGACTACCTGCGCGACAACATGGTGTGGGATTTGTCGCAGTGCGTCCAGCGCGAGTTGCACTACGCCATCGTGGACGAGGTGGACAACATCCTGATTGACGAGGCGCGCACCCCGCTCATCATTTCGGGCCAGTCCGAGGAATCGTCCAAGCATTACGTTACCTTCAACCGCCTCGTCCCCCGTCTCCAGCGCGACGTGGACTACACCGTGGACGAGAAACTGCGCATCGTAACGCTGACGGAAGAAGGCATCGCCCACGTGGAGCAGATGCTGGGGATTGACAATCTGTACGCGCCCGAGAACTCGCACCTGACGCCGTACCTGGACAACGCCCTGCGCGCCCATGTCCTGTACCAGCGCGACCGCGACTACATCGTGAAGAACGGCGAAGTCATCATCGTGGATGAGTTCACGGGGCGGCTGATGTACGGGCGGCGCTATTCCGAGGGCCTGCACCAGGCCATTGAGGCCAAGGAAGGGGTCCAAATCCAAAAGGAGACCCTGACCCTCGCCACCATCACGTTCCAAAACTTCTTCCGCCTGTATCGCAAACTGGCCGGCATGACGGGTACCGCCGCCACCGAGGCCGAGGAGTTCAACAAAATCTACGGCCTGGACGTAGTGGTGATCCCCACCAACAAGCCGATGATCCGCGTGGACCACCCGGACCTGGTGTTCAAGAACGAGCGGGCCAAGTATCGGGCCGTGGTACAGGAAATTGAGGAACTGTACAACATGGGGCGGCCGGTGCTGGTGGGCACAACGTCCATTGAGAAGTCGGAGCACCTGTCCAACCTGCTCAAGCGCAAGGGCATTCCCCATCAGGTGCTGAACGCCAAGCAGCACGAGCGCGAGGCCGAGATCATCACCCAGGCGGGGCGCCCCGGAGCGGTTACCATCGCCACGAACATGGCCGGGCGCGGCGTGGACATTCTCCTCGGCGGCAACCCGGAGGGGCTGGCCAAGAAGAAACTGCGCGAGGCCGGCCACGACCTGACGCAGATTGACCCCGAACTCTGGCAGAAGACGCTGGCCGAAGTCAAGGCGCAATGCGACCGGGACCGCGAGAAGGTCCTTGCCCTGGGCGGGCTGCACATCCTGGGCACCGAGCGCCACGAGGCGCGGCGCATTGACAATCAGTTGCGGGGCCGCGCCGGCCGCCAGGGCGACCCAGGCTCCTCGCGGTTCTACCTGTCGCTGGAAGACGACCTGATGCGCCGCTTCGGGGGCGAGAGCATCTCCAACATCATGGAGCGCCTGGGGGTGGAGGAAGACGTCCCCATTGAGGCCGGCGTTGTGAGCAAGGCGATAGAGAGCGCCCAGACGCGTGTGGAAGGCTACAACTTTGACATCCGCAAGCACGTCCTGGAGTACGACGATGTCGTGAACCATCAGCGCGAGGTCATCTACCGCCAGCGCCGCCAGATTCTGCGCCAGGCCAACCTGCGCCCGCAGATTATGCGCATGTTGCGCGAGGAGATTGACGGCCTGGTGGAGAGTTACACGGCGGGCCGCTACCGAGAGGACTGGGATCTGGACGGGCTGAATGCGGCTGTGCGGGCGTTCCTGCCGCTGCCCGCCACCCTCACCGGCAAGTCCTGGGCCCAATTGAAGCCCGACGAGATTCGCGAGCACCTGTACGAACTGGCCGAGCGTGCCTACGATGAGAAGGAGCGCGAACTGGGCCCCGAACTGATGCGCCAGGCCGAGCGGTTCGTCCTGTTGCAGACCGTGGATCGGCTCTGGGTGCGCCACCTCACCGACCTGGAGAACCTGCGCGAGGGGATTGGCCTGCGCGCCTTCGCCCAGGAGAACCCGCTGGTGGCGTACAAGAAAGAGGCCAGCCTGATGTACGCCGACCTGATGGACGCCGTTCGCCACGACGTGGCCACGACAATTTTCCGGGTGAACGTGGTGAAGGAGCCGCCGCGCAGGCCGATGCAGGCGGTGCGCCCGGGTGTACCGGCGGCTGCCGGTCCGGCCCGCCCCCAGCCCGCCAAGCCCGTGGGACAGAAGGTGGGGCGCAACGACCCCTGCCCGTGCGGGAGCGGCAAGAAGTACAAGCACTGCCACGGGAGGCCCGAAATGCAGGGTGAGCCGGAACCCGCCGGCGTTGCGGCAGGTACGGCGCGCCCGTCCAAAGGCGCACGACCGAATCCTGGGAAGAAACGCCGCTAGCAAAGGCGCTGCGGCAAACTCAATCCAATGGAGGATGGGTATGCAGATTCGGAACTTTGCACAGTTGATGGAGGAGGCCCGCAAGCGAGGCCCCAAGGTGGTTGCCATCGCCGCGGCCCATGAGCGCGAGGTGCTGCTGGCCGCCGCCGACGCCGAGCGTCTCGGCCTGGCCGAATGCATCCTCGTCGGCGACCGCCCGACCATTGAGCGCCTTGCCGCCGAAGAGGGCATTGACCTCACGCGCATGATGATCATCCACGAGTCGGACCCGAAGACGTGCGCCAACAAGGTCATGGAACTGGTGAGCCAGGGCCACGCCCAGATCGCCATGAAGGGCAAGGTGGAGACGGGCGACTTTCTCCGCGCCGCGCTCAACAAGGAGTACGGCCTGCGTCGCGGCAACCTGCTCACCCATGTCGGCGCGTTTGAAATCCCCGGCATAGACAGGCTCATCTTTGTCAGCGACGCCGGCGTGGTGGTCGCGCCCGACATGGAGCAGAAGGTGGAGATCGTGCGCAACGCCATCCAGGTGGCGCGCGCGCTGGGGGTGGAACAGCCCAAAGTCGCCATTCTGGCCGCCACGGAGATGGTGAACCCCAAGATTCCGGCCACCCTGGACGCCGCCAACCTGGCCAAGATGGCCGACCGCGGGCAGATTACCGGCGGCCTGGTGGACGGGCCGCTGGCCCTGGACAACGCCATCTCGCCCGAATCCGTCGCCGTGAAGGGCATCCAGAGCCAGGTGGCAGGCTATGCCGACATCCTCATCCCCCCCGACATTGAGGCGGGCAACGTGCTCGCCAAAGCCATCACCTACTTCGCCAACGGGAAGATGGCGGGGGTTGTCGTGGGCGCGCGAAGCCCCATGATCGTCGCCTCTCGCTCCGACACCCACGAGACGAAACTTGTTTCCATGGCGCTGGGCGTGTTGCTGGCCGAGTGAACGGAGGGGTCGGAATGCTTCCGCGCCTGTTCATTTTCGCCGGCCGATTCGGCAGCGGCAAGACCGAGTGCGCCGTCAATTTCGCCGTGCAACTCGCCCGCGGGCGCTATCCGTCGGCGACAGGGTGGGCGCAGAAGCCGCCTTCGTTCAATTCGCACCCCACACTGGTGGACCTGGACATCGTAACCCCCTACTTCCGCACGCGCGAGTTGACCGACACACTGCGCCCCATGGGGGTCTATGTGGTAGCCCCTGCCCAGGTGGGACAGTACCTGGACCTGCCGGCCATATCGCCGGAGATTCTGGGCGCCATTGAGCGGCGTGGGGTTCTGGTGGTGCTAGACGTGGGCGGCGACCCCCAGGGTGCGCGGGCGCTGGGCCAGTACAGCCCGTACATCCAGAAGCAGGAGCATGTTGTGTACTTCGTGGTCAATCCGTATCGGCCGTTCACGGATACGACGGAGGGCATCCGGACGGCCATCCGCGAGGTGGAGCGCACTTCGCGGTTGCGCGTGTCGGCGCTGGTGAGCAATCCCAACATGATGGACGAGACGCAGCCCGAACTGGTGCTGGCGGGGCATCGGCAGGTGGTGGCCGCGTCCGATGCCCTGGGGCTGCCCGTGGCCATGCTGGGAGTGGAGGAGCGCCTCGCGGAGTCTGTGCGCCGCGAGGTTGCCGACGTGCCGATTCTGGAGATTCGGCGGTTCTTTGACCTGCGTTGGACGGCCTAGCCGTCCGCCTTTACGGTGATGCAGACAAGCGAACGATGGAGGGAGCGATGCAGATTCGCAACTTTGCGCAGTTACTGGAGGCCGCAATTCAGCGCGGCCCTGCCCGCGTGGCCGTCGCCGCCGCCGACGAGGCCAACACGCTGGCGGCGGTGGCCAAGGCCCGCGACCTGGGCCTAGCCACGGCGGTTCTGTTCGGCGATGAGGCCGCCATCCGCCAGGCGGCCGAGAGCGCGGGCGTGGATATCGGCGGGCTGACGGTGGTGCATGTGCCCAACCATAAAGAGTCGGTGCGCGCGGCGGTCTCCGCCATCAAGGATGGCCTGGCGGATATGGCGATGAACGGGCGCGCGCTGCCCGGCCACCTGGTGCGCGTGGCGCTGGAGCCGGAGATGCAACTCCGCACCGGCAAACTGTTCACCGATGTGAGCATTTTTGAGATCCCCGGCGCGGACCGCCTGATTCTGATCAGCGACATCGGCGTGGTCGTGTCGCCCACGCTGGAGGAGAAGGTGTCCATCGTCCAGAACGCCATTGACGTGGCGCGCGCCCTGGGCATAGAGACGCCCAAGGTCGCCATTCTGGCTGCCACCGAGATGGTGAACCCCAAGATTCCCGTGAGCATGGATGCCAGCAACCTGTCCAAGATGGCGCAGCGCGGGCAGATCAAGGGGGGCGTCGTGGACGGCCCGCTGGCGCTGGACAACGCCATCTCGCCCCATGCGGCGCGGGTCAAGGGCATCCAGAGCGAAGTGGCCGGCCACGCCGACATCCTCATCGTCCCCGACGTGGATGCGGGGAACATTCTGGCCAAGGCCATCACGTACTTCGCCAAGGGCAAGATGGCGGGCGTTGTCGTGGGCAGCCGGAGCCCGCTCATCATGCCGTCTCGCGCCGACCCGCCCGAGACGAAACTCATGTCCATCGCCCTGGGCGTGTATCTCGCCATGCCGCCCAAGTAACGTAGAGGTTGGAGGTGAAAAATGCCGCGAATCGTGATTGATGTGGAACGATGCAAGGGGTGCGGTCTGTGCACCCAGGTATGCCCGAAAGGCGACCTCGTCCAGATGTCCAACGAGTTCAACTCCAAGGGGTATCGCCCGTCCAAGTTCGTGGATCCCGAGAAGAAGTGCATTGGCTGCGCCTTCTGCGCTAACATGTGCCCCGACGTAGCCATTACCGTGTACCGCTAGACGACAAAGGAGGTCATCATGGCGAAAGTGCTGATGAAAGGCAATGAGGCCATCGCCGAAGCCGCCATCCGCGCCGGTTGCGAAGCGTATTTCGGCTACCCGATCACCCCGCAGACGGAGGTTCTGGAGTACATGTCGGCGCGGATGCCGGAACTGGGCCGCGCCTTTGTCCAGGCCGAGAGCGAACTGGCTGCGGTGAACATGCTCTATGGCGCGGCCTGCACGGGCGCGCGCGCCATGACTACGACGTCCAGCCCCGGCTTCAGCCTCATGCAGGAGGGCTTGTCCTACATCGCCTGCTCGGAGGTTCCCGCCGTCGTGGTGAACGTGATGCGCGGCGGGCCAGGCCTGGGGAATATCCAGCCGTCGCAGGCCGACTACTTGCAGATGACCAAGGGCGGCGGGCACGGCGACTACAGCCCCATCGTCCTGGCCCCGTCCACCGTGCAGGAGACGGTGAACCTGGTCATCCTGGCCTTTGACCTGGCCGACAAGTATCGGCAGCCCGTGTACGTCATTGCCGACGGCATGATCGGCCAGATGATGGAGCCGGTGGAACTGCCCGAACTGAAGCCGCCGCAGAGGCCCGAACGCCCCTGGGCGCTTACCGGCGCCAAGGGCAGGCCCCGCAACATCATCACCTCGCTGCAACTGGATCCGCCGACGCTGGAGAAGGTCAACCTGCGCCTGCAGGAGATTTACAGGCGCATCCGCGAGAACGAGCAGCGGCACGAGGAGTACATGACCGACGACGCCGACCTGCTGGTGGTGGCCTATGGGACGGCGGCGCGCATCGTCAAGACGGCGATCTCCAAGGCGCGGCCGCAAGGACTCAAAGTCGGCCTTTTCCGCCCCATCACCGTGAACCCATACCCGTATGACGCGCTCAGGAAGGCGGCGGATAGGGCGCAGCGCGTGCTGGTGGTGGAGTTGAGCGCCGGCCAGATGCTGGAGGACGTGCGGCTGGCCGTGATGGATCGGCGTCCCATCCACTTCTTCGGCAAGATGGGCGGCGTTGTTCCCATGCCCGAGGACATCGTGGATGCAATGAACAAAGTCATGGCCGAGGCCTAAGGAAGGAGATGGTGAACATGGCTGAAGTGAAGGAAGAGAAAATCGTATTCCAGCGGCCCAAGGCCCTGTGCGACGTGGTAACCCACTACTGCCCTGGATGCTTGCACGGCGTGGTTCACCGCGTCATCGCCGAAGTCATTGACGAACTGGGCATTCAGGAGATCACGGTGGGCATCGCGCCGGTGGGGTGCTCGGTGCTGGCGTACAACTACATCGCGACGGACTTTGCGGAGGCGGCCCACGGGCGCGCGCCGGCCATGGCGACGGGGATGAAGCGCGTGCATCCCGAACTCGTGGTGTTCACCTACCAGGGCGACGGCGACCTGGCGGCCATCGGCACCAACGAGTTGATCCACGCCGCCACGCGGGGCGAGAACATCACGACGATCTTCATCAACAACGCCATCTACGGCATGACCGGTGGGCAGATGGCCCCCACCACGCTGCCGGGCCAGGTAACGACTTCCACGCCGCGGGGCCGCGACACGAAACTCGCCGGCTTCCCGGTGCGCGTGTGCGAACTGGTGTCCACGCTGGAGGGCGCGGCGTACATCGTGCGGCGGTCGGCCTACAACCCCAGCGAAATCCGCAAACTGAAGGCCGCCATCAAGACGGCGTTCCAGGTGCAGATGGCTGGGCTGGGCTACTCGCTGGTGGAGGTGGTGTCCAACTGCCCGACGAACTGGGGGATGACGCCGCTGGAGTCGCTCAAGTGGCTCCAGGAGAACATGCTGGCCTATTATCCGCTGGGCGACTACAAGGTGAAGGACAGCGTCAAAGAACTCATGGCGAAGAAATAGGCGAGAGCGAGAGGAGAATCCCATGCACGAAGAAGTGATCATATCCGGATTCGGCGGCCAGGGCGCGCTGTTCGCCGGGCAACTCCTCACCTACGCGGGCCTGTTTGAGGGGCGGCAGGTCAGTTGGATTCCGTCCTACGGGCCAGAGATGCGCGGTGGCACCGCCCACTGTACCGTGATCCTGTCGGACGAGCCTATCGGATCGCCCATCGTGCGCAACCCGACGATTGCCATTGTGCTGAATCCCGCGTCCATGGACAAATACGAGCCGCTGGTGGCGCCGGGCGGCATTCTGATCGTCAACACGTCCCTTGTGCGGCGGCCCGCGCAGAGGACCGACATCACGGTGGTGGGCGTGCCCGCGAACGAACTGGCCTACGAACTGGGCAATGTGCGCATGGCCAACGTGGTGCTGCTGGGCGCGCTCCTGGCGACCAAGCCCATCGTCTCGCCCGAGTCGGTCAAGCGGGCCATGGAGGAGGAGATTCCCGCACACCGCAAGCATATCATAGAGCCGAACAAGCGGGCGCTGGAACGGGGGATGCAGTACGTGGCGGAGACGGTCGGGGCGCGCTAGCCCGCGCGAGGGCTTACCCCATCACTCCCTGTGTCCCCCTCTTCCCCGCAGGCAGGGAAGAGGGGGAGGGCTGGCGCAGGGGATGCAACCGCGAATGGACGCGAATGTGAGTAGAGTATTCGTGTTATTCGCGGATGAGGGTGTGGCCGCGCGAGGCTAATCCCCCCGCGCTGCGGGTGTAGCAGCGCCAGCCCGCAGGGCTTTGTACGTTGAGGCCGATGCTTTAGCGTCGGGCGGCGTCTGGCGTACCTTGCAGATGGATACAGGAGCGCGACATGTCTCAGGAACGCACACGTAGGCTCGGCAATGTGGTGCTTCATCTGGTGTCGGACGGCATCTGCTGGATGGACGGCGGGGCGATCTTCGGCGTGGTGCCCAAGGCCATCTGGCAGCGCGTGGCCGAATGCGACGCCCAGAATCGCGTCCCCATGGAACTCAATTGCCTGCTGATTGAAACCTGCGACGAGGTGATCCTGGTCAACACGGGGTTTGGCCCCAAGATGTCGCCCAAGGAGCGCGAAATCTATCGGATTCCCGAGAGCCGCCTGCTGGCGAACCTGGCCGAGTTGGGGTTCGGCCCCGAAGATATCCACATCGTCATCAACACGCACCTGCACCCCGACCACTGCGGCGGCAATACGATGTACAAGGACGGGAAACTCGTCCCCACGTTCCCCAAGGCCACCTACGTGGTCCAGGAGCAGGAGTGGCACGACGCAACCCACCCGAACGAGCGCACCCGCGCCGTGTACCTGGCCGAGAACCTGCTGCCGCTGGAGGAGCGCCGCCAGTTACGCCTCATCCGCGGCGAGGAGCACATCGTGGAGGGGATTCGCTGCCTGCCCACGCCCGGCCACACGTTCGGCCATCAGTCGGTGGCCATTGAGTCGGCGGGCGAGGCGGCGATCTTCCTGAGCGACATGGCGCCCTGGGCGGTGCATCTGGAGCGCCTGGCGTGGACGACGGCCTTTGACGTGCAGCCGCTGCAGACGGTGGACGTGAAGCGTTCGGTGCGGCAGTGGGCGCTCAGGTCCAACGCGCTCCTCATCTTTGAGCACGACCCTCGCGTGCCGTGGGGGAGGCTACAGGAGGACGCGGGCGCGCTGCGCGTGGTGGAGGCGTAGGGGGCGGGGGCGCGGGTAGGGTGACAGAGGCTCGGCCTGATTGTTAGCCAGACGCTCACTCGGCTGCCCGCGCAAAACGGACCTGCTTTTCCGTCACCACTACAAATTGGTTTGCTAACTGCTCTGCATAACTTTCAAGCAATCGTCGGAGAGCAGCGATCTTGTTCGCCGCTCGTTCGTCTTCAAGGCGTAGAAGCACAACACCCTTGTGTGGACGTCGCTCTCGGTGAATCTTCTCTCCAAAGTCTTTATCATTTGTAATCAAAATCCGATCCTCGGCAAACGCTTTCGCAATGACTTCGTCGTCGTCCATGCCGCGCGCTTCTTCGTACACCGAGAAAACTTCATGCTTCTGTGCGCGCAACCAGCGTGCTACCGCTGGCCCCGTGCACTCGTCCACGAGGAAACGCATCTACATTGGCTCCACTTCCAACGGCATAAATGAGGTGTTTGCCAGGCACTTCGTGGCAAACAGCAAGCACGCTTGAATGTCTTCGGGCGTCAGTCCTTGGTACTCTTCAAGGATTTCTGTAACGGTGGCGCCATGCGCCAGCAAATTCAGTATATACTCCACGGTCAGACGGGTTCCCCTGATGACTGGCTTGCCAACCATAACTTTGGGATTGAGCGCAATACGCTCAAGCAGTTGCTTTTCCGTCATCCTTTCGTCTCCATGCGCGGGATAGTCCTTATATACCTATTATACTGCCCTGGCGCGGGAAGTCAAGCGTTTCGTGCCCCCACCCGCCAGGCGGGGCTGGGTTCCAAAGTTGGTCGCGCCACAGGCATGGGTGCGACGCACTTCCGAAGGCGCGTCGCACCTTTGCGCCAACACAAGACGGAGCCGAATCCCGTGCACCCCACGCTTGGAGTCCTGCCTGCGCCGTGCTATAATTCGCGCGGGGCTTGTGCTCCCCGAAATGCCTTGCCATCACCGACAAGGAGGGCCATCCGTGTACCGACAGTACGGCTTTCTCGCGCCCCGCAGCGAATTGGCTACCACCGCCGATGAGGCCGCCGCCAAGGCCGCCGCCATCGGCTTCCCGGTGGTGATGAAGATCGCCTCGCCCGACATCCTCCACAAGACCGACGTGGGCGGCGTGGCCCTGAACCTGAACTCCGAGGCGGAGGTGCGCGCCGCGTTTGCGCGCATTCTGGACAGCGTCCGCGCCAAAGCGCCCGCCGCCCGCATAGACGGCGTTACCGTGGAGGAGATGGTTCGCGGGGGCGTGGAGGTCATCATCGGCCTGAACAACGATGCGCAGTTCGGCCCCACCATCCTGTTCGGCCTGGGCGGGGTGTTCACGGAGATCTTCCAGGACGTGAGTTTCCGCGTGTTGCCCATCACGCGGGCCGACGCCGAGGAGATGATCGGCGAAATCCGCGGCAGGGCCATCCTGGACGGCTACCGCGGCCAGCCGCCCGTGTCCAGGGCGATGCTGGTGGATCTGCTGATGAACGCGGCGCGGATGGGGATGGACCTGGCCGAGCGCCTGGACTCGGTGGACTTCAACCCCATTGTCGTGTGGGGTGATGAGCACCGCGTGCTGGACGCCAAAATCCTCCTGCGCGACGGCGGGCAACCCCTGGCAGCGGAGCCGCCCGACACGTCCTACCTGGACATGTTCTTCAAGGCGAAGTCGGTGGCGCTCATCGGCGCGTCGGCCACGCCCGGCAAGGTGGGCAACGCCGTGCTAGACAGCCTGGCGCGGCACGACTACCGAGGCAAGGTCTTCCCCGTGAACCCGACCCGCGACGAACTCATGGGACTCAAGGCGTATCCCAGCCTGTCGGCCATTCCGGAGCCGGTGGATCTGGTGGTGGTTACCGTGGCGCTGGGCATGGTGCCAGACCTGCTGCGCGAGTGCGCGGCGAAGGGCGTCCACGCCATGGTCATCATCTCCGGCGGCGGCAAGGAACTGGGCGGCGACAGCGAGGCGCTGGAAGCCGAGATCGCCCGCCTGGCCCGCGAGTGCCGCGTGCGCATCGTCGGCTGCAACTGCATTGGGGTCTTTGACGGCGAGACGCGCCTGGACACGTTCTTCCAGGTGCACGAGCGGATGGTGCGGCCGCCGCTGGGGCCGGTGTCCATCCTGACGCAGTCGGGCACGGTGGGCGCGGCCCTCATGGAGGATTTGCACAACGTCGGCGCGAGCAAGTTCGTCTCCTACGGCAACCGCATTGACGTGGACGAGGCCGACCTGCTGGCGTATCTGGCCGACGACCCGCACACGCGGGTTGTGGCGTGCTACATTGAGGGGCTGAAGCGCGGGCGCAAGTTCCTGGCCACGGCCAGCCGCGTGGCGCAGGCGAAGCCGGTGGTGGTATTCAAGCCCGGGCGCACGCTGCGCTCGGCCCGCGCGTCCATCTCGCACACGGGGTTCTTCGGCGGCACCTACGCCGTCTGGCAGGGCGCGTTCAGGCAGGCCGGCGTCATCGCCGTGGACAGTTACGAGGAACTGTTCGCGGTGTCCAAGGCGCTGGCCATGCAGCCCAGGGCCGGGGGCAACCGCGTCGCCATGATCAGCAACGGCGCGGGGACGATGGTACAGGGGATTGACCTGCTGCCCGAGTACGGCCTGGCGCTGCCCGACCTGGCCCCGGAGACGGTCGCGGCGCTGCGGGCGGCGTATCCGCCGTTCTACCTGGCGCAGAATCCGGTGGATGTTACCGGCTCGGCCACCACCACGGACTACGCGGTGGGCATCCAGGCGCTGCTGGACGATCCGAATGTGGATGTCGTGATGCCCTGGTTCGTGTTCCAGGACACGCCCGTGGGCGAGGACATCGCCGACGCGCTGGGGGAGTTGAACCGCAAGGCGAAGAAGCCGATTCTCGTGGGGGCGACGGGCGGGCCTTTCACGGCCAGGATGTCGCAGGCGATAGAGGCCCAGGGCGTCCCCGTGTTCCACTCCGTGCGGGAATGGGTGGCGGCGGCCATGGGCCTAGCGCACCGCCCGCCGCAGCAGGTGTGGGGCTGATTCGCGGAGACTCCCCCTCGGCGGACGATGGCGCGCACCGCCCGCCGAGGGGAGTTTGCGCCTACTCTACGACCTTCTCAAACATGTCTTTGGTTGCGCCGCACTGGGGGCAAACCCAGTCGTCGGGCAAATCCTCAAAGGCCGTTCCGGGCGGGATGTCCGAGTCGGGGTCGCCCACCGCTGGGTCGTACACGTAGCCGCAGACCATGCATTCCCATTTTTCCATCGCGTTTGTCTCCTTGGCTGCTAGAAACTCTTGAACTGATCGCGGCGGGCGCCGCAGACGGGGCACTTGTCGGGCGGTTCACCTTCCACCGTGTACCCGCACACGCTGCAGATCCAAATCTCGCCGATTTGGATGTCCACGCCCTTGTCCACCGACGCCTTGGCTTCGCCATACATGACCTGGTGAATCTTCTCGGCCTCCAGCGCCCAGTGCATGCTCCGCTCGGCGGGCTTTTCGCCCTGCTCCCTGGCGACGGCGAGGTAGGCGGGATACATCTCGTTGACCTCAAAGGTTTCCCCGCCGATGGCCGCCACTAGGTTGTCCTTGGTGGTACCTAGCCCGCCGACCGTGCGCAGGTGATTGGTGGCGTGCACCTGCTCGGCATAGGCGATGGCCTTGAACAGGCGGGCGACGTTGGCGAAGCCTTCCTTCTCCGCCTGGTCGGCGAAGGCGAGGTACTTCATGTGGGCCTGGCTCTCGCCCGCAAAAGCGGCTTTCAAGTTTCCTTCGGTCATGTCTTTCATAATATCCTCTCCTTTCCTACATATTGTGAGCGCAAGTACAGGCTCTAGCCCTCAAAGATGGGTTTTTCCTCATCCTGGAAGAACCACAGCCCTTTGTCCTTCAGATAGTGATAGGAGTTCTGCAGCAGGTCGTAGTGGCGGCTTTCCTCCTGCACCAGGAACTCGTACATGGCCTTGGCGGTCAGGTCCTCGGATGTTTCTGCCGCCCGCTTGTACAGTTCGTACCCGCGCTTCTCAAACCCCATGGCCAGTTCCAGCGCCTTGAGGTCGTCGGCGTCGTCGGGCAAGTCCTTCCCAGGGCCTTCGGGGAACAGGTTCAACTCGGGCGCGGGTTCGGTGGCTTTACGTGCATCATCCAGGGTGAGCCACTGGCCCTTCTTGGTGATGGCCTGGTACTGCTGCTGAAGCACTTGCAGGTGCCCTTCTTCGTCGCGGGCCAGGGACGTGAACATCTTGGCGCCCGCGGGGTGGGCGCTGCGTTTCGCGGCCTCCAGGTAGAAGGCGCGCCCGCGAATCTCGTTGATCATGCCCTGGCGCAACGGCTCTAGCAACTTCT
This genomic interval carries:
- a CDS encoding ferritin family protein; translation: MSPIDEKLLEPLRQGMINEIRGRAFYLEAAKRSAHPAGAKMFTSLARDEEGHLQVLQQQYQAITKKGQWLTLDDARKATEPAPELNLFPEGPGKDLPDDADDLKALELAMGFEKRGYELYKRAAETSEDLTAKAMYEFLVQEESRHYDLLQNSYHYLKDKGLWFFQDEEKPIFEG